A DNA window from Mus caroli chromosome 8, CAROLI_EIJ_v1.1, whole genome shotgun sequence contains the following coding sequences:
- the C8H8orf48 gene encoding uncharacterized protein C8orf48 homolog: protein MGWPPAQKPEDSKEEHGGPAQTDVCATQVSEEFSRSCADEVLSSGSISFSGELQSYSHTSESPLETKTPTTSSEEQEEQSELSLLQKDENKLSEKWINHLKSKEIHSERSQPDRRLPPETPKESAEELDALQSFCTKKVNLIHQRQDSRAKKSNRPKRLQLRWIAETSEVDAFNCTIPDELWNRIYLENTRATLAYIGAITQHISSQCPSCNSKRAELAQSDFLRRRKTLLQSLLLQEKIDEHLHTTDFLTRVGEAHKGFPRLSDDPRIIWKRLTEKMQKGSSGFGRAYSKQV from the coding sequence ATGGGGTGGCCACCtgctcagaagccagaggactcAAAAGAAGAGCACGGAGGCCCGGCCCAGACGGACGTCTGTGCTACTCAAGTTTCAGAAGAGTTCTCCAGGTCCTGTGCAGATGAGGTACTGAGTTCTGGTTCCATCAGCTTCTCTGGAGAATTACAATCCTATTCACACACCTCTGAGAGCCCACTCGAGACCAAAACGCCGACTACAAGTTCGGAAGAGCAAGAGGAGCAGTCAGAACTTTCACTCTTACAGAAGGATGAAAATAAGCTGAGTGAAAAGTGGATCAACCACCTCAAGAGCAAAGAAATTCATTCTGAAAGATCTCAACCCGACCGTAGACTCCCACCAGAAACCCCTAAGGAATCCGCAGAAGAACTGGATGCCCTGCAGTCTTTTTGTACTAAAAAAGTAAACTTGATTCACCAGAGACAGGATTCAAGAGCTAAGAAAAGCAACAGACCCAAAAGGCTGCAGCTCAGATGGATTGCAGAGACGTCAGAGGTAGATGCTTTCAATTGTACGATCCCTGATGAACTGTGGAACAGAATCTATTTGGAAAATACGAGAGCGACTCTGGCGTACATAGGGGCGATTACGCAACACATTTCTTCGCAGTGTCCCAGCTGTAATAGCAAAAGAGCAGAGCTGGCTCAGTCTGACTTCCTGAGACGAAGGAAAACTTTACTGCAGTCACTACTACTCCAAGAGAAAATAGATGAACACCTTCATACCACAGACTTTCTCACCCGTGTTGGAGAAGCACATAAGGGCTTCCCCAGGCTTTCAGATGATCCTAGGATCATCTGGAAGCGACTGACTGAGAAAATGCAGAAGGGAAGCTCTGGCTTTGGGCGGGCATATTCAAAGCAGGTGTAG